GTATCCAAAAAACTCCTTCGGTAATAAAAAAAACTCCGCATTCGCGAAGAAGATGCCGGCAGGCGGGAATTGATAAGCGAAAGCGCCTGTGCACTCCGGCCGGTTTTACTCAGCACGACGATGTATGACTGCACTATATCGTCGTCGTCGGGATTTTCGGCGTACAGCGGCGAGATGAGATTCCACGCTTCATCGTTCCTTCCGAGTTCGAGGCAGATGCGGATATGTACGAATATGTCGCTTCGAATCGCCTCGCTTGAAGCGACGAGCGCTTTGCTCGAATCGTATGCGCTCTTCCATTTTCCGTCGTGCATCAATCCGTCAATTTCATAACGTTTCGCTTCCGTATTTGCAGGATCGATTTCAAGTGCGCGCTTTGCAAATTCTTCGGCGGTAAAACCCGCAAGCGGAGCGGACGTCGAAGAAGCCAGACGCGCGGCAAAGAGGAGGACGTCCAAATCGTTCGGATACAGCGAAAGCGCGCGCTCGATCGTTTCTGATGCGGCTGCAAAGTTTTTACTCCACTCGTACTGCAGGCGGGCGCGGAGCAAAAGATAGGCACGGGAAGACGTATCCTGCCTCGCGTACACGTCGAGGAGGGATGCCGCCCTGATGTAATCGCCTCTGCCGGCTAAAATGCGCGCACGGAACAAAACGTAATCCAAATCGTTCGGTTCCTGCTGGAGCACGCGGCCGACGTATTCTTCGGCTGCAGAAAAATCGTTAAGCGCAAACGATGTTTCGGCGCAGAGCTTCAATACGGCGATGTCCGCAGGATAGCGCTGTAAAAGAGAGAGCGCTGCAGTCTGCGCTTCCTGCATTCTGCCCAGCCGCTTTAAGCAATCCGCTTCGGCGTATGCGATTTCTTTACATGAAAGTGCGGATTTTGCGGCACGCGAAAAATGATCGAGCGCTTTTTCCGTTTGCATCGTTTTTATATACAGCACGCCGATAAGGTAATGAGCGAGGGCGGAGTCGGGACGAAGCGCAAGAGAAGCCGTGAGCGCCTGCTCCGCAATCGACGCATAAGAAGAAACATCGTCCGCTTTAATGACGACGAGAGAGGGAAGGACGAGCGTAAAAAAATCGACGTTTCCGGTACTTAAATCGTAGATGCCCTTTTGCGCCGATTCGATCGCTCCGAGATACGCGGTCGCTTCGGTTACCGGCGGCGTTTCCCAATCAACGCGTTCGGAAGGCCATGCGATTTTCATGATACCCGAAAGGACGTTTAAAAGCACTTTTTCCGCTTCTGTATAATCCTCTCCCGATTTCCGCAAAAGAGAGACGGCGCTCCGTATGGAAGCGGGGGAAGCGTTTTCTGCAGCCGCCATCGCATCGGGGGCGATGCGAAAAAAAAACGTACGGCGCGTCCGCTTGGGTACTTCTATTGCGATCGCCGTTTTTTTATCGTCTGTCGTTTCGTTTTCGTAATTTTTTGCCGCGCTTTGCACGGACGGAGCCTTTTTTTTCGATGCCGCGCACGGAGGAGCGGCACAAAACGTACATATTACCGTAACGAGAATTATTAATTTTATTCCGCTTCGGAAATATATACGCACCGATTATAATCCTTTGTCGAAAAGTTCTTCTTCGTCTATATCGATTTCTTCACTTTCTTCTTCGACGTAAAATTGATTGTATTTTTGCTGCAGCAAAAAGAGGACAACCATAAAGATTCCGGAACTGATAATAAAGAATGGGATGAACGTGAGGACAAAACTTTTGAACGAGCCGGGAATGATGCGGAACGAAAACAGCAAAAACACGATACCGAATAAAAGCAGCGTTACCGCCGGAAAGGTATAGGCGATGCGCAGTTTGTGTGCTTTATAAAATCCCGCCGCTAAAAGCGCAATGGAAGCGAAGACGACCGAAGCCGGCCACCATTCGTGTATCGTTTTCGGAATGACGCCTCCCGTAACGAGGCCGAAAAAGATTCCCGAAAGAGAGCAGAATATGCCGAGAAAAAGATGGAACGAATTATGCGTAAAAGACAACGTAAAGTATAAAAAGACGGCTCCGAAGATGATGCCTACGATGGGCCATGCGGTCATGACGAGGCTGTCCGTCCCGCCGGGTGACAGAATAAACATGATAAATCCGGCAGTGATCAAAAATATCCCCAACGCGAGAATCATATTGTAAAAGCGCATACTGTGTCTTTTCATGGTATTTTATAGAATACACTTTATACGGCGTCTTGCCAATAAGTCCCGCTCGTGCTACAGTACCGTATGTTGAAAAAGGTTTCGTATGCGGCGGGGATCGCCGTACTGCTCGCCTGTATTTTTGCGTTTCCGTCGTCGGTGTCGACTGCGGAGCCCAAACGCAGAGAGCAGATGCAGCTTATAACCCTTCTCAAAAGACCCGGTCTTGCAGAGGGCAGCCGGTACGCGATCGTCAATCAAATCGCAAACAATATGCTTTCGGCGAATGACTATCAATCCGCCGTTTTGTTTTTAACCGATTGGGTACAAAAACATCCCGACGACGCATACAATTCGTATTGGCTTTTGATGACCGGGTACGCATACCTTTCGATGAGTGCGGAGCCCTTTGCGGAATATTATTTCGACCGCATTTTGCGCCATTATCCCGATTTGCTCGTAAAGGGGCGTTCCGTCCACTTTTTGTGTCTTAAAAATCTTATCCGCATAAGCAAAACGTCTTCTACGCGTATCGCCTATTTTAACGAAATGATAAACCGGTTTCCGTCAGAAGTCAGCGTTACGGAACTGTATTACCGCCGTGCGCTTGAATACGAAAAGGACAGCGAGTGGGAAGCGGCTTTGCGTTCTTTTGCGCAGTTTCTCGAACAGCCCGACGCTCCGACGATCCAGATTGCGGGAGAGCCGAACGCATACAGCGATGCCCGCCGCCTGGTCGATTTTAATAATTCTTCCAAAGACTGGACATTTGAAAGCCTCGACGCCCTCGTTACCGCAGTCAAAACTGCGATCACGCGCTACGATTGGAGAGCGCTCGACAGCTATTGCGCAAAGATCAACTTTTTTTATATGTCGTGGACGCAGGACGAAAACGATCCGAATTCGCAAAAAGAATTTTCTCTGCGCGTGTATATGCGCGGGCAGCGTATTTCGTTCAGTGATAAAATCGAGCAGGGAACGACGCCGAACGAAGCGTATCTGCGTACATGGGGATGGACACCCTATTCGCCTGCGTGGTACTTATATTTTCGCAAAGTCGATTTTCCGATCGATCCCGACATAAACGGCAACTGGGAATGGGCGGGCATTTACATGGGCGAACGGCTCTTATGACGCGCTCCCTCCGTTCGGCTCTTGTATGCGCGGTTTTCGTTTTTTCGTTCGCATCCGATGCCGCCGCTGAAGGTCTCGCATCACTCGACAATTCCGCTAAACGTCCGCCGGATGCCGCAGGTGCCGCCGCTGAAGAGCGCACATCGCTTGAAGCTTCGGCAAATCGAACCGTTTCCGATTCCGCATCGCTCGAAGACGAACTCGCTTCTCTTCCGCTCGTACAAACGCTCGATACGGCCGATGCCGACGGAAGCCCGAATCCCCCTTCAAGCGATGTCGAACTTCCGCAAAGTGTGCACGCCTCAAACGGCACGCCGGAGGAGGTCGAAGTCAAACCTGTCGTACGAGAGGAAATGCCGCTTTCCGTCGCATATAAGGAGCTCGACATTCCCGGAGCGGACAGACCGTCAGTGCAAAAATACCGCGATTATTATCTTTCGGAAAAAGCGGTCAAATGGCTTTCCGTCGTTCTCGAAAACGGAGAACAGTATCGACTCTACGTGCGCGAAAAGCTCAAAGAGCGCGGTATGCCGTCCGTTCTCGAATATCTTCCCGTCGTCGAATCGGGCTATACGACAAATGCAAAATCGAGGAGCGGAGCGGTCGGCCTCTGGCAGTTTATGGCAAACAGCACAAAACCCTTTCTCGTCAGAAACGATTTTGTCGACGAGCGGCTCGACCCGTGGAAATCGACCGACGCGGCGCTCGCAAAGCTGCAGGAAAATTTCAATATGTTTCACGACTGGCTTCTCGCGATCGCCGCGTACAACTGCGGTGCGGGCGCCATGGCGAGAGCGCTTGCAAAAAATCCCGGCAAAGATTTTTGGTATTTGGCGGAACACAAACAGCTGCGCGATCAAACGGCCGAATACGTGCCCAAGCTCCTCGCCGTCGCGGACGCTGCGGAAAACGCCGCGTACTATGCGGTCGCCCTTCCGTCGGCAAAAGACGAAAGTGGCGGGCCCGTCAATCCCCGTGCCGGTTTTTTCGATTACGCCGAAACGAAGGGTGCGATTTCGGTCAAGCGGCTTGCGTACGAATTGAAGATCGACGAAGACACGCTTTCTTCCCTCAATTCGGCGCTCTTTCGCGGCATCACACCGCCTTCATCCGCATGGCGCATCCGCGTACCCGAAGGTATGGCGCGCTCGGCACAGGATGCGATCGCCGCGATCGAACCCTATCGTTTTCAAACGCGTTATACGGTACATGAGGGCGATTCGCTGTGGAGCGTCGCCAAGCGTTTCGGCACGACGGTTGACGCCCTGTGCGATGCGAACAACGTAAAATCGAATGCGGTTTTGCGGATCGGAAAAATTCTCTATATACCCGTAAAATAAGCCGATATTTTTATGTGAGTGCGTATGCAAAAAAAAATTATACTGTCTGTCTGTATTTTTTTCGTTTCAATGGTGAGCGCGTTTTCGCAAAGCGGAGCTATGACGTCCGTAAGCCGCGTCGACTGGACAAAACAGCAGTTCGTTTCGTCCGTTTCATTCGATACGGAAAGGGCAGGCATATCGCTGCCTTCGGGCAAAAACGCCGCTGCGGAATCGATGTACGTAAAGCTTCCCGCATTGATTAAAGATCCGCTTTTATCGCTCTACGTCGATAACGCAAAGCAGCTCGGAGATTTGATACTCGACGGCACGCTTACGTTGAAAGAGATCACCGACATCGTTTACGGCGGCAAAATGACGAGTGCGGTTTTTAAAGGCGGAAAACTCACGCTTTCCTTTACCGATACGATTTCCATCCCGTCGATAAGCGGTATGCTGCTCAAGCAGCGCACGCCCTACGCGCCCCTCGTTCCGATTGCATCGGCCGCCTCCCGCGCGTATTCGGGTATCGTCATAGATGCGCGGGGCAAGCTGCCCGTGCACGGCGAATACGTCGAAAGCGTCGTATCGCCCTGCTTTTTTCCGCGCATTTGGGATGAAAATATGGATTTGATTTACGAACGCGATATGGCATCATTCGATGCGGCAAAAGCGAGAGGTATCGTCCTCTACGGAGAGTCCGACGATACGCGTGCATATCACGAACGCACGGGCTATGATCCGCTGTACATCAAAGCGTATAAAGTGTACGGAAAAAATCGCACCGATCCCGTCATCCGCTCAAGCGATGCGCTTCGCATTCTCACCGTAGCGCAAAACCGGGCGCTTTTAAAAGAAGGCAAAGTCGTCGTCATCCTCGACAAAGACGAGCTTGTGCACGATGTGAGCGCACCTCTCAAAGACGATTCATACTACGCCGCCTACGATACACTCCGCCGAGAGATTACCGGAGGAGAGAGTGCGGCTGAAACTCAAAACGGCTCAAGCGGCGGCGTTCCCGATACAAAAGTCGACGACGGGGTGAGAGGCATCGTCATATCGGTTGCGAACGTAAAGTTTATTCCCGATTCGCCTGAACTTTTGCCGGCGGAAAGAGCGCGCATAGAACGCATCGCATCGTCGCTCAAAGAAATTATTAAAAACAATGACGGCTATACGATATTCGTCGAAGGCCATACGGCCGATGTCGGAAAACCGGAAGGGCAGATGAACCTTTCGATCGAACGTACGAAAACGATCATGCACGCGCTCATCGCATACGGTATACCCGCTTCTCTTTTCAGCTACCGCGGTTACGGCGGCACGCTTCCCGCCGCTCCGAACGATACCGAAGAAGGCCGCAGACAAAATCGGCGCGTCGTCATCACCGTGCGCCCGAAAGACACGTACATACAGCGGGATCAATAACGATGCGGCAAAGCGAAGAGATTATTAAAATAGAAAACCTTTCGAAATCGTTCGGTACGACGGAAATTATTAAAAATATTTCGTTTTCCGTATACAGGGGCGAAGTGCTCGGTATCATCGGCCCCTCGGGAAGCGGCAAGTCTACGATCCTCCGCTGCATTACGCAGCTTGAAACCGTAAGCGGCGGTTCCGTTTCGATATGCGGGCAAAACCTCGTCAAAGACGGCATCTATGCGGATAAAACCGCTCTTCGATCGATAGCGCTGAAAACGGGACTCGTCTTTCAGAATTTCAATTTATTTCCGCACTATTCGGTTTTGCAGAACGTCGCGGACGCTCCCCGCCGCGTTCTCGGAAAAACTGCGGAAGAAGCGAACGCGCTTGCGGTCGATCTTCTTTCGCGCATGGGGCTTGCCGATAAAATCGAAAATTATCCTTTCGAACTTTCGGGCGGACAGCAGCAGCGTGTCGGCATTGCGCGTGCGCTTGCGCTCAATCCGGAAGTGCTGCTTTTCGACGAACCGACGAGCGCCCTCGATCCGGAATTGACCGGTGAAA
This Treponema socranskii subsp. buccale DNA region includes the following protein-coding sequences:
- a CDS encoding amino acid ABC transporter ATP-binding protein, which codes for MRQSEEIIKIENLSKSFGTTEIIKNISFSVYRGEVLGIIGPSGSGKSTILRCITQLETVSGGSVSICGQNLVKDGIYADKTALRSIALKTGLVFQNFNLFPHYSVLQNVADAPRRVLGKTAEEANALAVDLLSRMGLADKIENYPFELSGGQQQRVGIARALALNPEVLLFDEPTSALDPELTGEILSVIKTLAAEKMTMVVVTHEMAFARDTSSHIIFMDGGVIVEQGSPKDVIDNPREARTKAFLARFNA
- a CDS encoding tetratricopeptide repeat protein, whose product is MRIYFRSGIKLIILVTVICTFCAAPPCAASKKKAPSVQSAAKNYENETTDDKKTAIAIEVPKRTRRTFFFRIAPDAMAAAENASPASIRSAVSLLRKSGEDYTEAEKVLLNVLSGIMKIAWPSERVDWETPPVTEATAYLGAIESAQKGIYDLSTGNVDFFTLVLPSLVVIKADDVSSYASIAEQALTASLALRPDSALAHYLIGVLYIKTMQTEKALDHFSRAAKSALSCKEIAYAEADCLKRLGRMQEAQTAALSLLQRYPADIAVLKLCAETSFALNDFSAAEEYVGRVLQQEPNDLDYVLFRARILAGRGDYIRAASLLDVYARQDTSSRAYLLLRARLQYEWSKNFAAASETIERALSLYPNDLDVLLFAARLASSTSAPLAGFTAEEFAKRALEIDPANTEAKRYEIDGLMHDGKWKSAYDSSKALVASSEAIRSDIFVHIRICLELGRNDEAWNLISPLYAENPDDDDIVQSYIVVLSKTGRSAQALSLINSRLPASSSRMRSFFYYRRSFLDTAEEDSLTDLRSSLIANPRNADALFRLYEIYYEKRDYRKAQYYLKQVVALDPNNAEMRKLNEELSKLIK
- a CDS encoding OmpA family protein; translation: MQKKIILSVCIFFVSMVSAFSQSGAMTSVSRVDWTKQQFVSSVSFDTERAGISLPSGKNAAAESMYVKLPALIKDPLLSLYVDNAKQLGDLILDGTLTLKEITDIVYGGKMTSAVFKGGKLTLSFTDTISIPSISGMLLKQRTPYAPLVPIASAASRAYSGIVIDARGKLPVHGEYVESVVSPCFFPRIWDENMDLIYERDMASFDAAKARGIVLYGESDDTRAYHERTGYDPLYIKAYKVYGKNRTDPVIRSSDALRILTVAQNRALLKEGKVVVILDKDELVHDVSAPLKDDSYYAAYDTLRREITGGESAAETQNGSSGGVPDTKVDDGVRGIVISVANVKFIPDSPELLPAERARIERIASSLKEIIKNNDGYTIFVEGHTADVGKPEGQMNLSIERTKTIMHALIAYGIPASLFSYRGYGGTLPAAPNDTEEGRRQNRRVVITVRPKDTYIQRDQ
- a CDS encoding lytic transglycosylase domain-containing protein, producing MTRSLRSALVCAVFVFSFASDAAAEGLASLDNSAKRPPDAAGAAAEERTSLEASANRTVSDSASLEDELASLPLVQTLDTADADGSPNPPSSDVELPQSVHASNGTPEEVEVKPVVREEMPLSVAYKELDIPGADRPSVQKYRDYYLSEKAVKWLSVVLENGEQYRLYVREKLKERGMPSVLEYLPVVESGYTTNAKSRSGAVGLWQFMANSTKPFLVRNDFVDERLDPWKSTDAALAKLQENFNMFHDWLLAIAAYNCGAGAMARALAKNPGKDFWYLAEHKQLRDQTAEYVPKLLAVADAAENAAYYAVALPSAKDESGGPVNPRAGFFDYAETKGAISVKRLAYELKIDEDTLSSLNSALFRGITPPSSAWRIRVPEGMARSAQDAIAAIEPYRFQTRYTVHEGDSLWSVAKRFGTTVDALCDANNVKSNAVLRIGKILYIPVK
- a CDS encoding tetratricopeptide repeat protein: MLKKVSYAAGIAVLLACIFAFPSSVSTAEPKRREQMQLITLLKRPGLAEGSRYAIVNQIANNMLSANDYQSAVLFLTDWVQKHPDDAYNSYWLLMTGYAYLSMSAEPFAEYYFDRILRHYPDLLVKGRSVHFLCLKNLIRISKTSSTRIAYFNEMINRFPSEVSVTELYYRRALEYEKDSEWEAALRSFAQFLEQPDAPTIQIAGEPNAYSDARRLVDFNNSSKDWTFESLDALVTAVKTAITRYDWRALDSYCAKINFFYMSWTQDENDPNSQKEFSLRVYMRGQRISFSDKIEQGTTPNEAYLRTWGWTPYSPAWYLYFRKVDFPIDPDINGNWEWAGIYMGERLL